Proteins from one Elgaria multicarinata webbii isolate HBS135686 ecotype San Diego chromosome 3, rElgMul1.1.pri, whole genome shotgun sequence genomic window:
- the LOC134395681 gene encoding zinc finger protein 883-like: MAEDGMGRRRTAALPAMYLPAAWPGPAATDIHLITVAAAAHSLSHHAAPICRAAPIHLHLRHLTHASWLPLLSRRSANSQGHIAALYHARSQLGQKSREMSWAGKDGQPAREEAYWCNRMPGTPSILDIFLFYPSDSVQESEDKREHPSTSQGGAKGGVLKEVLSNPERSRRKEGKYTKEKDKSISTQSGVHLEQEEQTGNGDRKHLYAHLRIQTAEKPSQSSDSVKRDCLSQPTVKGPVLDTEGESHTGLECTMSFTLRSQLRTHHQQIHSEELHMCTQCGNSFHKKDLKAHQRCHRRWKPFKCPWCEKSYGHSTNLTRHERVHTGEKPYECAECGKGCIDNSHLITHQRIHTGEKPYTCKVCGKSFSYSSSHIMHERIHTGEKPFQCSTCAKCFKTKSDLSKHERIHTGEKPYTCKECGNSFSHCSSLIRHERIHTGEKPYTCKECGRSFSKRATLITHERIHTGEKPYKCSMCSETFPYSYQLARHQRTHARETT, from the exons ATGGCTGAGGATGGGATGGGGAGGCGGAGGACAGCAGCGCTGCCAGCCATGTACCTTCCCGCTGCCTGGCCTGGTCCTGCTGCCACCGACATCCATCTGATTACGGTGGCTGCTGCTGCACACAGCTTGTCCCACCATGCTGCTCCAATCTGTCGTGCTGCTCCAATCCACCTCCATCTGCGCCACCTTACCCATGCAAGCTGGCTGCCACTGCTTTCACGCAGATCAGCCAACAGCCAGGGGCATATTGCTGCACTCTATCATGCAAGATCTCAGCTGGGCCAGAAGTCTCGCGAGATGTCCTGGGCTGGGAAAGATGGCCAGCCTGCTAGGGAAGAGGCCTACTGGTGTAACCGCATGCCAGGGACCCCCAGTATCCTG GATATTTTCCTCTTCTATCCAAGTG ATTCTGTGCAGGAGAGTGAGGATAAGAGAGAACATCCTAGCACATCACAAGGAGGAGCAAAGGGCGGAGTGCTGAAAGAGGTCTTGAGCAATCCGGAGAGatccagaaggaaggagggaaaataTACAAAAGAGAAGGACAAATCCATTTCAACTCAGAGCGGGGTCCACCTTGAACAAGAAGAACAAACAGGAAATGGGGACAGAAAGCACCTGTATGCTCACTTGAGAATCCAAACGGCAGAGAAACCCAGTCAAAGCTCAGACTCTGTGAAAAGAGACTGTCTGAGCCAACCAACTGTAAAAGGTCCAGTGCTtgacacagagggagaaagtcATACTGGTTTGGAGTGTACAATGAGCTTCACACTGAGATCACAACTTAGAACACACCATCAACAAATTCATTCTGAGGAACTGCATATGTGTACACAATGTGGAAACAGCTTCCACAaaaaagatctcaaagcacatcaAAGGTGCCATAGAAGgtggaaaccctttaaatgcccCTGGTGTGAAAAAAGCTATGGGCATAGCACAAACCTTACCAGACATGAAAgagttcatacaggggagaaaccctatgaatgtgcagaatgtggaaagggctGCATTGATAACTCACATCTTATTACACAccaacgaattcacacaggagagaaaccttatacATGTAAagtatgtggaaagagcttttcataTAGTTCATCCCATAttatgcatgaaagaattcacacgggagaAAAACCCTTTCAATGCTCAACGTGTGCAAAATGCTTCAAAACGAAATCAGACCTTTCCAAAcatgaaagaatccacacaggggagaaaccctatacatgtaaagaatgtggaaataGCTTTTCACATTGTTCATCCCTTATTaggcatgaaagaattcacacaggagagaaaccctatacatgtaaagaatgtggaaggaGCTTTTCTAAGAGGGCAACCCTTATTactcatgaaagaattcacacaggggagaaaccttataaatgTTCTATGTGCAGTGAAACATTCCCTTACAGTTATCAGCTTGCgagacatcaaagaactcatgcACGGGAGACTACCTAG